A stretch of the Duncaniella dubosii genome encodes the following:
- a CDS encoding DUF4906 domain-containing protein, with protein sequence MKTFIDIFKTIMLAAVLAVSVGSCSDDIDYRGSVVPDGEDAKLTLKVSVTEATHLSRATSDSYVKSLWIGIYNAKSGACTFNQTFEENKEAGNHIPQSLSLDCKSGESYVVAVANYDEFYGKNLKTNVEKPLSEMLGEALTWDDYCAIAIEQNMSSGDNDLSVAEPSGEFIMSGAYDKTDHSASLPSNIEAVAIQAGTSTLTGAIHLRRLWTENTLNIRADGDIIDMELQNIEVFNVPKYSWIQDRQLADAGIIAEDIAVVNAGDMIDSRPLDNAAYLSSMRFTPPSEIQVSNGVYTFRFWQFENKRTGTATSYEDREREVKDNGKNTGIFTSLCATPQGDANNNATYVKINATITYRNPGSMVNPDDVQTGNNAGQLPVSATSRTAEVTYIVHLGYIGNDPTDFNCYRNSKYTYNITAESVNKILVEAFNGDEKQPGAEGTVTDVTDKIENLDAHTGVFNIFLTTEQVSSFTFSMRTYAKGEPKSFYYNSATDSSIPAATDADFKYYNWIEFVPTGLDLGRSDRDKTADNERVFAAYPNIVNGRTGVYYPHELPTSGLQGQWFTVYVNEYTYEKRYGETGYGNETGVDWKEYVNQPNRQAWFNVAQEISPDGHSVYFKSKYALTQKSIQTYYNTADDGCETALGIEHINESFGMNIRWKGNVGPSGDNGRYNGWYVLGNDYNWEKYVQSDTQQQINAITNIKQTANASFSAEARTYAVPMHILMTDFSGSGTGHYNSAASADYDPQTGDNAQYINAAIACLNRNRDENGNGQIDEEELKWYLPGAGKYLRIILGRNSLQTPLMDYQQVNLADKCGDDANTLYHFISSEAKIIWADEGLSSSEFISNGNWSHAPWQLRCIRNLGTDLREISDTGDGVTPAYDDTDYDKSTLGGIVKVSHYYGTALREPTSTPLPMHKTSAPENKLGRYGFEIAPRGNMRFNETREAPAQFFKLGAYNRFTLVNAYANSGASYEEYSDSIAIASPCSQLLQTTGRSGWRIPNQKEIAIMMRMGILGESAHWASVNNNGRLSWGNTNTDYGFLTCTQEHWTNYGTTVGISTAPLSWNYRIVTVDAIHKIGQAVNYEKNTIPAVRCVRDLTAAEANKTYEQIVNNR encoded by the coding sequence ATGAAGACATTTATTGACATATTTAAAACTATAATGCTCGCAGCTGTCCTTGCTGTCTCTGTGGGGAGCTGTAGTGACGATATAGATTATCGCGGAAGTGTTGTCCCTGATGGAGAAGATGCAAAGCTCACACTGAAAGTCAGCGTCACCGAGGCGACCCACCTTTCGCGTGCCACATCTGACTCTTATGTAAAGAGTCTTTGGATCGGCATCTACAATGCGAAGAGTGGGGCATGTACGTTCAATCAGACCTTTGAGGAGAATAAAGAGGCCGGCAATCACATCCCTCAGTCTCTCTCGCTCGATTGCAAGTCGGGTGAGAGCTACGTTGTGGCCGTGGCCAACTACGATGAATTTTATGGTAAGAATCTGAAAACTAATGTAGAAAAGCCTTTGTCCGAGATGCTTGGCGAAGCCTTGACATGGGACGATTATTGTGCCATAGCCATCGAACAGAACATGTCGTCCGGCGATAATGACCTCTCGGTCGCAGAGCCGAGCGGTGAGTTTATAATGTCAGGTGCGTATGACAAGACAGACCATTCCGCAAGTCTGCCTTCAAATATCGAGGCAGTGGCCATTCAGGCCGGTACATCGACACTTACGGGTGCGATACACCTGCGCCGTCTCTGGACTGAGAACACCCTGAATATCCGTGCCGACGGTGATATTATAGATATGGAGCTTCAGAACATCGAAGTGTTCAATGTGCCTAAATACAGCTGGATTCAGGACCGTCAGCTTGCCGATGCCGGTATTATAGCCGAAGATATCGCTGTTGTCAATGCCGGTGACATGATTGACTCGCGTCCGCTTGACAATGCGGCCTATCTGTCGTCAATGCGTTTCACTCCGCCGTCTGAAATTCAGGTCAGCAACGGTGTCTATACATTCAGGTTCTGGCAGTTTGAAAACAAGCGTACCGGCACTGCAACGTCCTATGAGGATCGTGAGCGTGAAGTTAAGGATAATGGCAAAAATACAGGCATATTTACGAGCCTGTGTGCCACTCCGCAGGGTGATGCCAACAATAATGCGACTTATGTGAAAATCAACGCCACGATTACATACAGGAATCCCGGTTCGATGGTGAATCCTGACGACGTACAGACCGGCAATAATGCCGGTCAGCTTCCGGTTTCGGCTACATCGCGTACGGCCGAAGTCACCTATATCGTTCATCTTGGTTATATCGGGAACGACCCTACAGATTTCAACTGCTATCGCAATTCGAAATACACTTATAATATAACTGCCGAATCTGTCAATAAGATTCTTGTGGAGGCGTTCAACGGCGATGAAAAGCAGCCGGGCGCTGAAGGCACTGTGACCGACGTGACCGACAAGATTGAAAATCTTGACGCGCATACGGGCGTGTTCAATATTTTCCTTACCACCGAGCAGGTAAGTTCGTTCACATTCTCTATGCGTACTTATGCAAAAGGAGAGCCTAAGAGTTTCTATTATAACAGCGCTACTGACAGTAGCATTCCGGCTGCCACTGATGCTGATTTCAAATATTATAACTGGATTGAGTTTGTCCCGACCGGTCTGGATCTCGGACGTTCAGACAGGGATAAGACTGCCGATAACGAGAGGGTATTTGCTGCTTATCCGAATATCGTAAACGGTCGTACAGGTGTATATTATCCTCATGAATTGCCGACCTCCGGTCTCCAAGGCCAATGGTTTACTGTCTACGTAAACGAATATACCTATGAAAAGCGTTACGGCGAGACCGGCTACGGAAATGAGACCGGTGTCGACTGGAAGGAATATGTAAACCAGCCAAATCGTCAGGCATGGTTCAATGTCGCACAGGAGATCTCTCCCGATGGACACAGCGTATATTTCAAGTCGAAATATGCGTTGACGCAGAAATCAATTCAGACTTATTATAATACAGCTGATGACGGTTGTGAAACAGCGCTTGGTATTGAGCATATAAATGAAAGTTTCGGTATGAACATCCGATGGAAGGGAAATGTCGGCCCAAGTGGTGATAATGGTCGGTATAATGGATGGTATGTCTTAGGAAATGATTATAATTGGGAGAAATACGTACAGTCTGACACGCAACAGCAAATAAATGCGATAACTAATATCAAGCAAACAGCCAACGCAAGTTTTTCGGCTGAGGCAAGGACTTATGCTGTCCCGATGCACATACTTATGACTGATTTTAGTGGTTCAGGTACTGGCCATTATAATTCAGCCGCTTCAGCGGATTATGATCCTCAGACAGGTGATAATGCTCAGTATATAAATGCCGCTATTGCATGTCTTAATCGTAATCGTGATGAAAATGGTAATGGTCAGATTGACGAAGAAGAACTTAAATGGTATCTTCCCGGAGCCGGTAAATACCTTCGTATAATTTTGGGACGCAATAGTTTGCAGACACCGCTGATGGACTATCAGCAGGTTAATCTTGCTGATAAATGTGGTGATGACGCGAATACACTATACCATTTTATATCTTCTGAAGCTAAGATAATATGGGCTGATGAAGGCCTTTCGAGTAGTGAATTCATATCTAATGGAAATTGGTCACATGCTCCGTGGCAGCTTAGATGTATAAGAAATTTAGGTACGGATCTTAGGGAAATATCAGATACAGGTGACGGTGTCACTCCTGCGTATGATGATACGGATTACGATAAATCAACTTTAGGTGGTATTGTCAAGGTATCGCATTATTATGGAACAGCCCTTAGAGAACCCACCTCTACTCCTCTTCCTATGCACAAGACAAGTGCTCCTGAAAATAAATTGGGACGTTATGGCTTTGAGATTGCTCCACGAGGTAATATGAGATTTAATGAAACTCGGGAGGCGCCAGCCCAATTCTTTAAGTTAGGGGCTTATAATCGTTTTACGTTAGTGAATGCTTATGCAAACTCTGGAGCGTCATACGAGGAATATTCAGATTCAATTGCGATAGCCTCTCCTTGCAGTCAGCTCCTGCAGACTACAGGTCGAAGCGGTTGGCGCATCCCTAATCAGAAGGAAATTGCGATTATGATGCGTATGGGTATTTTGGGTGAAAGTGCTCATTGGGCCTCTGTAAATAACAATGGAAGATTGTCATGGGGAAATACTAATACAGACTATGGTTTCTTGACTTGTACACAGGAACATTGGACTAATTATGGCACTACTGTTGGAATCTCGACTGCACCTCTTAGTTGGAATTATCGTATTGTAACTGTTGATGCTATACATAAAATTGGTCAAGCGGTTAACTATGAGAAAAATACAATTCCTGCAGTTAGGTGTGTCCGTGACCTTACAGCTGCTGAGGCAAATAAAACTTATGAGCAAATAGTGAATAATCGCTGA
- a CDS encoding DUF5106 domain-containing protein encodes MISKHTTLCSILISLCLLGCRQGDKVSDNNRSGNGEQKSVNTAELPMPDVPDSLQSVEERAAYVVAHYWDAMDFTDRALSLDTAFIEQNFANFAAILPMSPPDEADRAVATLVSRAGADPEAFSLIASTAEKYLDDPNSPMRDEETYIHFLRHISEAPFLSDVERIRPRHRLADALKNRPGSQAADFGFVDRSGSSTTLMRELAPNPLNLLIFYDPDCSQCKEIMGRLSALALPPEIGIIAVDVEDDHDAWQRTKDSLPARWQVGFATTPVLDDGLYVLAASPTLYLLDSTGKVILKDPPVDQAIAALTR; translated from the coding sequence ATGATTTCAAAGCATACGACATTATGTTCAATTCTTATCTCCCTGTGTCTGCTTGGTTGCAGACAGGGGGATAAAGTTTCGGATAATAATCGCTCCGGTAACGGGGAACAGAAAAGTGTAAACACTGCTGAGCTCCCCATGCCCGATGTCCCTGACTCGTTGCAGTCGGTCGAGGAGCGGGCGGCCTATGTTGTCGCCCACTACTGGGACGCAATGGACTTCACCGACCGCGCCCTCAGCCTCGACACAGCCTTCATCGAGCAGAACTTTGCCAACTTCGCCGCCATCCTCCCCATGTCGCCCCCCGATGAAGCCGACCGCGCCGTCGCCACCCTCGTCAGCCGTGCGGGAGCCGACCCCGAAGCCTTCAGCCTCATCGCCTCGACCGCCGAAAAATATCTCGACGACCCCAACTCGCCCATGCGCGACGAGGAAACCTATATCCACTTCCTGCGCCACATCTCCGAAGCCCCCTTCCTCAGCGACGTAGAGCGCATCCGTCCGCGCCACCGCCTTGCCGACGCACTCAAAAACCGCCCCGGCTCACAGGCAGCCGACTTCGGATTTGTCGACCGCAGCGGCTCGTCGACCACCCTCATGCGCGAGCTCGCCCCCAACCCTCTCAACCTCCTCATCTTCTATGACCCCGACTGCTCACAGTGCAAGGAAATCATGGGCCGCCTCTCGGCTCTCGCCCTCCCGCCGGAAATCGGAATCATAGCCGTCGATGTCGAGGACGACCACGACGCATGGCAGCGCACCAAAGACTCTCTCCCAGCCCGGTGGCAGGTAGGCTTCGCCACAACACCCGTCCTCGACGACGGCCTCTATGTCCTCGCCGCCTCCCCGACGCTCTATCTCCTCGACTCCACGGGCAAAGTCATCCTCAAAGACCCCCCGGTCGACCAGGCCATCGCCGCCCTCACCCGCTAA
- a CDS encoding CidA/LrgA family protein: MILQCAVLFAFLAMGEFIVYATGIPVPSSIIGMLLLATGLKLRVVRLMWVDKVADFLVKNLGFFFVPAGVGLMRCLGLISEQWLPIVGASVISTFLIIASTGWVHQIVRRTVAPHHHHPHNAGGDDEKAV, translated from the coding sequence ATGATTCTTCAATGTGCCGTGCTCTTCGCTTTTCTTGCGATGGGCGAATTTATTGTCTATGCGACGGGGATTCCTGTCCCGTCGAGCATCATCGGTATGCTTTTGCTTGCCACAGGGCTGAAACTGCGCGTCGTGAGGCTCATGTGGGTCGACAAGGTTGCCGATTTCCTCGTCAAGAACCTTGGTTTCTTCTTTGTACCTGCCGGCGTGGGACTTATGAGGTGTCTCGGGCTGATTTCGGAGCAGTGGCTGCCGATTGTCGGGGCTTCGGTCATCAGTACGTTCCTGATCATCGCCTCGACCGGATGGGTTCATCAGATTGTAAGACGGACGGTCGCTCCTCACCATCATCACCCCCACAATGCCGGGGGCGACGACGAGAAAGCGGTCTGA